A stretch of DNA from Natrinema halophilum:
CTTTCTACGGATCTACCACGCCGTTGAGCGGAACCGTGACGGCGAGTTTTTCTTTTCGGGACGCGGCATCAACGTCGCACCACGGTCGTTGCTCCTGAACGTTCCGTACTATGATCTCGGGGGAGCCGAAGACCGCGACCTGTGGCGTCGCCTATACGCCCGCGACGCACTGGTGTGGTTCGACCACGGACAGGTCGCCCGGTCGCTCGGGTACGACTTCGACCTGCGCGGGGAGATAAGCCGCGACATCCATGGGAAGGTCTGTGACTTCCAGTCGGGTATTTCGTTTCCCTCCGCGCTCCGGTGGGCGCTAGCCCACGAGAAACTCGGCGTATTCGAACGCGACAGATCACTGCCCGCCGAGGTCGCCAAACGGCTCTATGATCTGGTGACGCTACCGTACGCCTACCTGAAAGCCGCCGGGAAGGTGCGCCACGAAGCCCCATCCGAGTTTCGATGCAAGGGCGCGCTCGAACGAAAGATCGTCGAGACGCGAAAAACACTCCCCGAACTCGAAGCAGCGTATGGGTTCGAAATAGACCGCGAATCGTTCAGCGAGGCTGGGTATGAGGCATTTGTCGAGTATGGGAAGTGATTGCCAAACCCAGTCAGGACGAATCCAATTCACTATTTATATCCGAGATGTTTAAGCCGTTGTTCGACCTCCCCCGATGTCTGCACCTCCTCATTAGGAGTAGATGAAAGTATAGCTCTATGTGTGCTGATATGGTTCTCAATGAGGTCTTCAATTTCTTTCACCAGATATTGTGGTGGACAGGTGTTGTTTAAAGGTTCTCCAGAAACTCTGGAAGAGGTGTCATAATAACGCACATCAATTGGCCCATTTTCTACTTGAGATTTGGTCGGGTATTCTGGATAGTTATCATTGTATGTGTATACAGCTTTTACTGAATCTTTCTCGAGCGAAATAGTATACCAGTCTGGGCGCACGCGCTCGGTAATGCGAGGCATATCTGCTTTTGAAGTATTCTGCCAAGCAACACCATCAGATTGTTTTGGCGGATCTTCGCCAACAAGTTCTGCGATGGTTGGGAGAAAATCAATTATATCAGCCTCATCTGGAATATTGATATCAGTGTCATCTGGTGGTTTGATTATCATGCCTGGACGGATATTCGCATCTGTGACACTGTTATGTCCAGCAAACTCTCGCTCAAGGAAGTCTTCGCCGTGGTCTCCAGTTATTATTAGGAACGATTCAGAGTATAAACCAATATGTTTTAGATAGTTAATTAATCGATTGATCTGGTTCGCTGCATAACTGACAGACTGATAATAGTAGGATTTAATCAAGTTGATTTCATCGTCAGACATTTTTGGAGGGTTTTCAATTACTTCGAGATAATTATCGACACTCCGGTAAGAATTTAGAGTTTCTAACGTGTCAAAATCAACTGGTGAAATCTTAGAAGAAACGGTAGGGAGGTATGGATAGTGGGGGTCAAACAAATGAAGAAAATAGAACAACCGTTTCGAGTTTTCTTCGTGGTCCCTATCTAACCATTGAATCACCTGATCGACGATATCTGCGCCGTCATAATTTGAGTTATTCCAAGAAATTGGTTTGTATGCGTATCTATGCATACCTCGTCCGAATCCATATTCAACACCTGTTTTGTCTTTTGTTACGCAACCCGAACACTTATACATATTGTCACTAAGTATTTCAGGTATTGTAACTAGGTCGGGATGTATTCCGTACTGTCCTTTATTTTCTGACCCAGTCCCAACATATCCATGTACGCCTGGGTGTACTCCAGTGAACATAGATGCATGTGCTGGTCGGGTCCAGTGTCCCTGTGTACGTGGCTCGCTCGGTATTACTGCATCATCTCCTAGTAACTCCAGTACCGGCTCAAACTTATCGAGGGCATCATAGCGAAACGTATCAACCGAGATTAAAAATATAGGTGTTCCGTCTTGACCACGTGGTACGGGCAAAGAAAGTTGAGGGTTTTGATTTGCTTTCCAGTCATACTGTCTGATTTTCTCCGGAAGCACAAACAAACTGCCGACATCGTTCGAAATTTCTTTACGAAGTGTGATATGCGCCTCTATTGCAGGTTCTGAAACAGAGATTGATACTGGCAGGGTATTTCCCTCATGAAGAGGGGCATCCTGTATATTATATTCTACTGATTTTTCTGAGGTTTGGCCATTGGGATGAGTAAATATAGCTTCAAGTAATATAGCATCTGCATTTATGATATCAACTATTTCAGCATCTACCCGATTAAACTCTTCTGGAGGGGCTATTGAGACAGATTGCTCTCCATTGGAGTGTGTGAATATTGGATAGAGGTCCTTTTTGGTCTGTAGGCTTCTCCTTACTGCAAAATATTCATCATCGGGTCTTGGCTCAACTCTCACATAGCATTTCGGGCTATTACTTCTGATCCATGAAGGAGCGTATACTCTATCATTTATTTCACGGAAATCAGATGGTGAAAGTGACCGTTCAATACCATCTCGAGTATGTCTAGCCCCCCATTTTAGTAAGTGTATAAGACTTCCGACCATTGGAAGCAATTCTCTCTTAAAAATATAAAAATCTGCTGTAGCAGAACACGATGGGGTCTAAATTGACCCCCAGCCTTGATCAGACCCGCACTCAAATCACGTTAGGATCGCTGCAGTGATAATCCAACTCAATGATACATAGGGGCGTCTTGCTTTAGCAGACAAATCTGAAACACAGGTCTTGGGTAGGAAACAAACATAGTCATTGGTAGGACGTTCGATCGACGTCAACGTGTCAGCATTCACTCGAGATAGCCGAGTTCTTCTAACCGCTCTCGTGCGTTGTCGGTGACATCATCGGGGACACCGCTGTCGCCGTCCTCGAGGAGTCTTCCTGGGATTTTCGAGCGATATGCATGCCGTTTGGCCGGATTGTCGACCGACAGATCGTGCTGTTCGTCGGGATCGACATCGAGATCGTAGAGCTCTGCGTCTTCCCCGATGTCGATGTATTTCCAGCCCGCTGCCCTGACGGCGACGACGGGTACGTCGTCAGCGAACGAGCCACGCGTAATCGGCTCACGGGTGGTCGACTCCCGAAGATCCTTGCCGAGAAATGCCGCCGGTGGCTCGACGCCGTGGAGCCGACAAACTGTCGGGGCGATGTCGAGCAACTCCCGTTGTTCAGTGACCCTGGACGGGAGTTCAGGCGTTCCGTCCGGCGTTTTCATGAACATCGGGACCTGAACCAGTTCGTCGTACGGCCGGTTCCGATGGAAATACAGTCCGTGTTCGCCGAACTCCTCGCCGTGATCCGCCGTGAGGACGACCGAGGTGTCGTCCCACAATCCATCATCCGCCAGTCCGTCGAACAGCCGAGAGACGTGTTGTGAGGTGTACCGGATCGCCGAGTCGTACAAATCGACGAGCAACGTGCGCTGGTCATCGTCGATCGTCTCCGGTTCGACGCCAGCACTTGCCATCAGATCGAGAATCTCCGATCGGCCGAGGTCGGGGGCATAGGCTGGTGAATCCGCATTGATGGCGTACGGGCGGTGAGGGTCCATATAGTGAACCCACAGACAGAACGGTTCCTCGGCCTGTCGGACGAACTCGAGTGCTCGATCAGTCGTGGTTTCTGCACTCTCGAAGACGGCGACCTCGTGGATGAGCGACGCCGGAACCACGGTCTCCTGAATTGTACGAGCGACCTCGAACAGCCCGGTTCGCTGGAGGGTTGGACGAACCGTATCGAACAGCCGTCGAGCGAGCTTGTTCGTCGTCGGGACGGCTTCGTCGTGACTCGCCTGCCCGACGAAATCCTCGTAGACGTCCATCCCGTAAACGTCGTCGAACTTGGAGGCAAAAAACGTATTCGAGTGGATCGCACCAGTTCGAACATTGTCAGGCAGGGCCGATCCGAGTGTGGGACCGGACCGGACGGCGCTGTCGCCATCGTATCGAGACGTGAGAAGTGACGGGAGCGAAATACCGGTGTACGTTCCGTTGACGATCGCTTGGTCGAACGTCACACCACCGGCTTTGAGGAGCCGGTCGGCAGCCGGGAGCGTATCCCGATCGTAGCCGTATTGCGAGAGGTGGTCACGACGAACCGCATCAAGCGTGACGATAAGCGTGTTCACGAGCAGACGGAACGGAGAGTAGGGTAAAGTAACAAA
This window harbors:
- a CDS encoding glycosyltransferase family 2 protein → MVQYSIAVCNYNMVDTIEESLRSMADQVDPEAVEVVVVDGGSTDGSRDVLRELAEEYSHVRAVLDRSDECNWLGGDRNISFQESRGEYVLESMDTDDYYFDGIVDDFLRIYHAVERNRDGEFFFSGRGINVAPRSLLLNVPYYDLGGAEDRDLWRRLYARDALVWFDHGQVARSLGYDFDLRGEISRDIHGKVCDFQSGISFPSALRWALAHEKLGVFERDRSLPAEVAKRLYDLVTLPYAYLKAAGKVRHEAPSEFRCKGALERKIVETRKTLPELEAAYGFEIDRESFSEAGYEAFVEYGK
- a CDS encoding sulfatase-like hydrolase/transferase, which translates into the protein MVGSLIHLLKWGARHTRDGIERSLSPSDFREINDRVYAPSWIRSNSPKCYVRVEPRPDDEYFAVRRSLQTKKDLYPIFTHSNGEQSVSIAPPEEFNRVDAEIVDIINADAILLEAIFTHPNGQTSEKSVEYNIQDAPLHEGNTLPVSISVSEPAIEAHITLRKEISNDVGSLFVLPEKIRQYDWKANQNPQLSLPVPRGQDGTPIFLISVDTFRYDALDKFEPVLELLGDDAVIPSEPRTQGHWTRPAHASMFTGVHPGVHGYVGTGSENKGQYGIHPDLVTIPEILSDNMYKCSGCVTKDKTGVEYGFGRGMHRYAYKPISWNNSNYDGADIVDQVIQWLDRDHEENSKRLFYFLHLFDPHYPYLPTVSSKISPVDFDTLETLNSYRSVDNYLEVIENPPKMSDDEINLIKSYYYQSVSYAANQINRLINYLKHIGLYSESFLIITGDHGEDFLEREFAGHNSVTDANIRPGMIIKPPDDTDINIPDEADIIDFLPTIAELVGEDPPKQSDGVAWQNTSKADMPRITERVRPDWYTISLEKDSVKAVYTYNDNYPEYPTKSQVENGPIDVRYYDTSSRVSGEPLNNTCPPQYLVKEIEDLIENHISTHRAILSSTPNEEVQTSGEVEQRLKHLGYK
- a CDS encoding sulfatase, with amino-acid sequence MNTLIVTLDAVRRDHLSQYGYDRDTLPAADRLLKAGGVTFDQAIVNGTYTGISLPSLLTSRYDGDSAVRSGPTLGSALPDNVRTGAIHSNTFFASKFDDVYGMDVYEDFVGQASHDEAVPTTNKLARRLFDTVRPTLQRTGLFEVARTIQETVVPASLIHEVAVFESAETTTDRALEFVRQAEEPFCLWVHYMDPHRPYAINADSPAYAPDLGRSEILDLMASAGVEPETIDDDQRTLLVDLYDSAIRYTSQHVSRLFDGLADDGLWDDTSVVLTADHGEEFGEHGLYFHRNRPYDELVQVPMFMKTPDGTPELPSRVTEQRELLDIAPTVCRLHGVEPPAAFLGKDLRESTTREPITRGSFADDVPVVAVRAAGWKYIDIGEDAELYDLDVDPDEQHDLSVDNPAKRHAYRSKIPGRLLEDGDSGVPDDVTDNARERLEELGYLE